Part of the Candidatus Methanomethylicota archaeon genome, CTGGTACATTATCGATGGCGAAAGAGCTCCATCGGAAGTTTTCAATGATGTGATCAATATAGTTTCAAAGTATTTGAGCATCACTAGGTAAATAGATCTTCTTACGCTACTTCTCTTCATAAGCCCCTAGCTTTATTCCCTCTATTAATTCACTGTCAGGTACTCTTAAACATGTTTCCCCTCATAATTTTATATACTACCAGATATATACTACATCATGTGGAGTACATAACTGTATCTGCAAAAGTTAAAAGAGATCTTTATGAAAAAATAAAGAAGTACAAAATTCCAATTAGTAGTGTTATTAGGAAAGCTTTAGAGGATGAGATTAGGAGGAGGGAGGAGGAAGAGATGAGGGAAAAGCTTGCTCAAGCTCAAATTATCCTCAAAAAGATCTCTCCGGAAGAACTGGTTGAAGCTGTGAGAGCAAGTCGTGAAGGGAGATGATAACTTTGATGCATCAGCTTTGCTAAATATTATTAGGTCTCGTTACTCGTATTAAAGCTGGCACAAGCTCTAAGGGTAACCTATTATGATTCATCATACTTGGTTACATCGAAAGAGCTTAATACCGATTTTGTTACAGACAATGAAAATCTTAGTAGGAGGGTTTGGGAGAAAGAAGACTTGGTTGTAAGTATGCTTGGGAGGAAAATAGGAATTTTCTCAACAAAGGAATTGATTCACACTTCAAGGAAGTGATTGTTTGCAGTTTTACGACGAAGTGTATATTTGTGGGGATCATAATTGCTC contains:
- a CDS encoding type II toxin-antitoxin system CcdA family antitoxin, producing the protein MEYITVSAKVKRDLYEKIKKYKIPISSVIRKALEDEIRRREEEEMREKLAQAQIILKKISPEELVEAVRASREGR